The following coding sequences lie in one Rhizobium rhododendri genomic window:
- a CDS encoding adenylosuccinate synthase yields the protein MTNVVVIGSQWGDEGKGKIVDWLSERADIVVRFQGGHNAGHTLVIDGISYKLSLLPSGVVRPGKMGVIGNGVVVDPHALLAEIDRLAVQGVKITPENLRVADNATLILSLHRELDALREDAASNSGTKIGTTRRGIGPAYEDKVGRRSIRFMDLADLETLPAKVDRILTHHNALRRGLGVAEVSHETIMEELTSVADRVLPFRETVWLLLDKERRRGARILFEGAQGSLLDIDHGTYPFVTSSNTVAGQASAGSGMGPGSLGYILGITKAYTTRVGEGPFPTELTDEIGQFLGEKGHEFGTVTGRKRRCGWFDAALVRQSVATNGITGIALTKLDVLDGLEELKICVGYMLDGVQIDHLPASQGAQARVEPVYITLEGWKESTVGARKWADLPAQAIKYVRQVEELIGAPVALLSTSPERDDTILVTDPFED from the coding sequence ATGACGAACGTGGTCGTGATCGGTTCGCAATGGGGTGACGAAGGCAAGGGCAAGATTGTCGACTGGCTTTCGGAGCGCGCGGACATCGTTGTCCGCTTCCAGGGCGGCCACAATGCCGGCCATACACTCGTCATCGACGGCATCAGCTACAAGCTGTCGCTGCTGCCTTCTGGCGTCGTGCGGCCGGGCAAGATGGGCGTCATCGGCAATGGCGTGGTCGTCGATCCGCATGCGCTGCTGGCCGAAATCGATCGGCTCGCTGTTCAGGGCGTCAAGATCACGCCTGAAAACCTGCGCGTTGCCGACAATGCCACGCTGATCCTTTCGCTGCACCGTGAACTCGATGCGCTGCGCGAAGATGCTGCCAGCAACAGCGGCACCAAGATCGGTACCACACGTCGGGGCATCGGCCCTGCCTACGAAGACAAGGTCGGCCGCCGGTCGATCCGCTTCATGGATCTTGCCGATCTCGAAACTCTGCCCGCCAAGGTCGACCGCATTCTTACGCACCACAATGCGCTGCGTCGCGGCCTCGGCGTTGCCGAAGTGTCCCACGAAACGATCATGGAAGAACTGACGTCAGTCGCCGACCGCGTGCTGCCGTTCCGCGAAACCGTCTGGCTTCTTCTCGACAAGGAGCGCCGTCGCGGTGCGCGCATCCTGTTCGAGGGCGCGCAGGGCTCGCTGCTCGACATCGACCACGGCACCTATCCCTTCGTTACCTCATCGAACACCGTTGCAGGGCAGGCCTCGGCCGGTTCCGGCATGGGGCCGGGATCGCTGGGTTACATCCTCGGCATCACCAAGGCCTACACCACCCGCGTCGGCGAAGGGCCTTTCCCGACGGAACTGACAGACGAGATTGGCCAGTTTCTTGGCGAGAAAGGTCATGAATTCGGCACAGTTACCGGGCGTAAACGTCGGTGTGGCTGGTTCGACGCGGCGCTGGTGCGCCAGTCGGTCGCCACCAACGGCATCACCGGCATCGCGCTGACCAAGCTCGACGTGCTGGACGGACTGGAAGAACTGAAGATCTGCGTCGGTTACATGCTCGACGGCGTGCAGATTGACCACCTGCCGGCAAGCCAGGGTGCGCAAGCGCGGGTCGAGCCGGTATATATTACGCTTGAGGGTTGGAAAGAATCGACCGTCGGCGCCCGCAAATGGGCCGACCTGCCAGCTCAGGCGATCAAATATGTGCGACAGGTGGAAGAGCTGATCGGTGCCCCCGTAGCGCTTCTTTCGACCAGCCCGGAGCGCGACGACACCATACTTGTGACTGATCCGTTTGAGGATTAA
- a CDS encoding aspartate/glutamate racemase family protein, translating into MRILVINPNTTASMTDKIGIAARAVASPGTEVVARNPVIGPVSIQGPEDGEAALPGLLYEIERSNVEDFDAVIIACFDDTGLYEARRRTARPVIGIGEAAFHAATLVASRFSVVTTLSVSVPVIEDNVRAYGFSLRCARVRASEVPVLELEREGSDACRTISLEIATALVKDDADAIVLGCAGMADLALQLSLEHGVPVIDGVAAAVKLAEMLHALGLQTSQAGPFRKVA; encoded by the coding sequence ATGCGGATCCTGGTGATAAACCCCAACACGACGGCGTCGATGACGGACAAGATCGGCATCGCGGCGCGGGCGGTTGCAAGCCCGGGGACGGAAGTCGTTGCCCGCAATCCCGTCATCGGCCCCGTCAGCATTCAGGGACCCGAGGACGGCGAGGCGGCCTTGCCTGGGCTGCTGTATGAAATCGAGCGGTCCAATGTCGAGGATTTCGACGCCGTCATCATCGCCTGCTTCGACGATACCGGGCTCTACGAGGCGCGCAGGCGAACCGCGCGGCCGGTGATCGGCATCGGGGAGGCGGCCTTTCATGCAGCCACGCTGGTTGCGTCGAGATTTAGCGTCGTCACGACCCTGTCCGTGTCGGTGCCTGTCATCGAGGACAATGTTCGTGCCTACGGTTTCAGTCTCCGATGTGCCCGGGTGAGGGCTTCAGAAGTACCGGTGCTGGAACTCGAGCGTGAAGGCTCCGATGCCTGTCGCACCATCTCGCTCGAGATTGCAACCGCATTGGTGAAGGACGATGCCGATGCCATCGTCCTCGGTTGCGCCGGCATGGCGGATCTTGCCCTGCAGCTTAGCCTCGAACACGGCGTGCCCGTGATCGACGGCGTGGCTGCGGCCGTGAAGCTTGCCGAAATGCTGCATGCGCTGGGGCTGCAGACGTCGCAGGCTGGTCCGTTTCGCAAGGTTGCGTGA
- a CDS encoding ABC transporter permease, translating to MNADKRPLEFYVLTAFFILFVLFLYGPFSAIFILSFQGPDGGLTFPLNGVSFHWFANLFEKQSVGDFGAAFQRSFFLGLMVMVVTVVVSLLAGLAFRRKFRGASLVFYGTVASLVVPSIIISLGIGVVFQQLGFAPAWYSSAFGAHLTWTLPFGVLIMFAVFNRFSPSYEEAARDLGASSWQTFRHVVLPMIAPSLIGVGLFGFSLSYDEFARTLMTSGSFNTLPLEIYGMTTNVTTPVLYALGTVTTLFSFTIILSCVGIGMYVSRRRAAVGSDAGKGV from the coding sequence ATGAACGCCGACAAACGCCCTCTCGAGTTCTACGTGCTCACCGCCTTCTTCATCCTGTTCGTGCTGTTCCTGTACGGGCCGTTTTCGGCGATCTTCATCCTCTCCTTCCAGGGACCGGACGGCGGCCTGACATTTCCGCTCAACGGCGTATCGTTCCACTGGTTCGCAAACCTGTTCGAAAAGCAGTCGGTCGGCGATTTCGGTGCGGCTTTCCAGCGGTCCTTCTTTCTTGGCCTTATGGTGATGGTCGTGACCGTCGTGGTGTCGCTGCTGGCTGGCCTCGCCTTCCGGCGCAAGTTCCGTGGTGCCTCGCTGGTCTTCTACGGAACGGTCGCCAGCCTCGTGGTGCCGTCGATTATCATCTCGCTCGGCATCGGCGTCGTCTTCCAGCAGCTCGGATTTGCGCCGGCCTGGTATTCCTCGGCGTTCGGCGCCCACCTGACCTGGACGCTGCCGTTCGGCGTGCTGATCATGTTTGCCGTCTTCAACCGTTTTTCTCCATCGTATGAGGAAGCTGCGCGCGACCTCGGTGCGAGTTCGTGGCAGACGTTTCGCCACGTCGTGCTGCCGATGATCGCGCCGAGCCTGATCGGCGTCGGGCTGTTCGGCTTTTCGCTCTCCTACGACGAGTTTGCCCGGACGCTGATGACGTCGGGCTCGTTCAATACGCTGCCGCTGGAGATCTATGGGATGACCACCAATGTCACCACGCCGGTTCTTTATGCGCTCGGCACGGTGACGACGCTGTTCTCCTTCACCATCATCCTCTCCTGCGTCGGCATCGGCATGTATGTCAGCCGGCGGCGCGCTGCCGTGGGTTCGGATGCCGGCAAGGGGGTCTGA
- a CDS encoding ABC transporter permease — MASATTQLDKPQRRNLTVPLGVVSYLQALPLLVILGFFFILPILMIAVVSFWDYDFAGIYPAMLLTNYSDSLESWVTWKTYLHTIEFMLIVWAITLFIGFWVAYYLAFHIRKPSTQMVLFLICTVPFLTSNIIRMISWIPVLGRNGLINSALISAGIIPKPIEWLLYSDFAVVLAMVHLYTLFMVTPIFNTLMRIDRSLFEAARDAGATGWQILWNVVIPLAKPGIAIGSIFVVTLVMADFSTVQVMSGGQSASVALMMKNQMSLLQYPAAAANAVVLLVLVLLMVAAILRVVDIRKEL; from the coding sequence ATGGCATCAGCAACGACACAGCTCGACAAGCCGCAAAGACGCAACTTGACGGTTCCGCTCGGGGTCGTTTCGTATCTCCAGGCGCTGCCGCTGCTTGTCATTCTCGGCTTCTTCTTCATCCTGCCGATCCTGATGATCGCTGTCGTCAGTTTCTGGGACTATGATTTTGCCGGCATCTATCCGGCGATGTTGCTCACCAACTATTCGGACAGCCTCGAGTCGTGGGTCACCTGGAAGACCTATCTCCACACCATAGAATTCATGCTGATCGTCTGGGCGATCACCCTGTTCATCGGGTTCTGGGTTGCCTATTACCTCGCCTTCCACATCCGCAAGCCGTCGACGCAGATGGTGCTGTTTCTCATCTGCACGGTACCGTTCCTGACGTCCAACATCATCCGCATGATCTCCTGGATCCCGGTGCTCGGGCGAAACGGGCTGATCAATTCGGCGCTGATCAGTGCCGGCATCATTCCAAAGCCGATCGAGTGGCTGCTCTATTCCGATTTCGCCGTGGTGCTCGCCATGGTCCACCTCTACACGCTGTTCATGGTGACGCCGATCTTCAACACGCTGATGCGCATCGATCGCTCGCTGTTCGAGGCGGCCCGCGATGCCGGGGCGACCGGTTGGCAGATCCTCTGGAACGTGGTGATTCCGCTCGCCAAGCCCGGCATCGCCATCGGCTCGATTTTCGTGGTGACGCTAGTCATGGCCGATTTCTCCACCGTGCAGGTGATGTCCGGCGGCCAGAGTGCCTCGGTGGCGCTGATGATGAAGAACCAGATGTCGCTGCTGCAATATCCGGCCGCTGCCGCCAACGCCGTGGTGCTGCTGGTCCTCGTGCTGCTGATGGTTGCCGCCATCCTGCGCGTCGTCGATATCCGCAAGGAGCTTTGA